From a single Polynucleobacter asymbioticus QLW-P1DMWA-1 genomic region:
- a CDS encoding urease subunit beta, with translation MSTPSSANSQRFIPGQMFVEPGDVELNVGRKTLSIQVSNSGDRPIQIGSHFHFFEVNDALLFDRDKTKGMRLNIVAGTAVRFEPGQKRTIELVEVAGDKKIYGFAGRIMGVV, from the coding sequence ATGAGTACACCATCAAGTGCAAATAGCCAACGCTTTATTCCAGGGCAGATGTTTGTAGAGCCTGGAGATGTTGAGTTGAATGTTGGCCGAAAAACACTTTCAATTCAAGTCTCTAATAGTGGCGATCGTCCTATTCAAATCGGTTCCCATTTTCACTTCTTTGAAGTAAATGATGCCCTGTTATTTGATCGCGATAAAACGAAGGGCATGCGATTAAATATTGTTGCAGGCACTGCTGTGCGTTTTGAGCCAGGCCAAAAGCGCACTATTGAGCTTGTAGAGGTGGCTGGCGATAAGAAAATTTATGGCTTTGCTGGCCGAATTATGGGAGTGGTGTAA
- the ureE gene encoding urease accessory protein UreE — MSEPIRVEKIIPKGQGLAKAVIARALELKLPFEIRNKSRFSETLSDGREAHFFLPRGNVLVDGDILVADDGSMIKVSAANQQVVTIASNDAHQLMKAAYHLGNRHIPTQLGKGFLRIEPDSVLEVMIRQLGLEAIHELAPFEPETGAYGGGHRHSHAETFDSDYALAQKVYAEHEKPHVHGPGCSHHHHGDHDHPHEH, encoded by the coding sequence ATGTCAGAACCAATTCGCGTTGAGAAAATCATCCCCAAAGGACAAGGCTTAGCCAAAGCAGTTATTGCTAGAGCGCTCGAACTAAAGTTGCCATTTGAGATACGCAATAAAAGCCGTTTTTCAGAAACACTTTCCGATGGTCGCGAGGCACACTTTTTTCTACCTAGAGGTAATGTACTTGTCGATGGGGATATTTTAGTTGCAGATGATGGCTCAATGATTAAAGTTTCTGCTGCTAATCAGCAGGTAGTTACGATCGCCTCTAACGACGCCCATCAGTTAATGAAGGCGGCATATCACCTTGGAAATCGCCATATCCCAACTCAACTCGGCAAAGGTTTTTTACGCATTGAACCTGACTCAGTGCTTGAGGTAATGATTAGGCAATTGGGCTTAGAGGCTATACATGAATTGGCGCCATTTGAGCCTGAAACTGGAGCTTATGGCGGAGGGCATCGACATAGTCATGCCGAGACATTTGATAGTGACTATGCCTTAGCTCAGAAAGTGTATGCGGAACATGAGAAGCCACATGTTCATGGACCTGGTTGCTCTCACCATCATCACGGCGATCATGATCATCCACATGAGCATTGA
- a CDS encoding urease accessory protein UreD: protein MLNSLKWFNHMFLAPDNAVKQLFRSLSPSWMAKLSLSYERTPIGTVLKKSLHEGPLRVQKALYPEGDDICHTVIIHPPAGIAGGDTLDIQVAVGKGSHVVLSTPSATKWYKSFKNPATQNVQFELGENAKLDWLPQENLFFKGANSNLITKLNLPASASFIGWDALMLGRHASGEEWSSGHIHLLNEIRRDGQLIWIENGHIDAEDPYSKSLPQLGSWPVCATLLALGPQCSNHLAENLSEMMPWTNSIRAGVTLMPQGIVIVRAVSIDIEMARNFMIDVWSKLRPIIHGVPAQPLRLWAS from the coding sequence ATGCTGAATTCACTGAAATGGTTTAACCACATGTTTTTGGCTCCAGATAACGCAGTAAAGCAGCTATTCAGGTCTCTAAGCCCTAGTTGGATGGCTAAGCTGAGCCTATCTTATGAGCGCACCCCCATTGGTACTGTCCTTAAGAAAAGTTTGCATGAGGGACCACTGCGAGTCCAGAAAGCCTTGTACCCAGAAGGCGACGATATCTGTCACACAGTCATCATTCACCCGCCAGCAGGCATCGCAGGGGGTGATACTTTAGATATCCAGGTTGCAGTTGGCAAAGGTAGTCATGTAGTCCTATCCACTCCAAGTGCCACTAAATGGTACAAATCATTTAAAAATCCTGCGACCCAAAATGTTCAATTTGAGCTTGGTGAGAATGCAAAATTAGATTGGCTACCCCAAGAGAATCTTTTTTTCAAGGGTGCAAACTCGAACCTTATTACCAAGCTAAATCTTCCGGCTAGTGCTTCCTTTATTGGTTGGGATGCCTTAATGCTGGGCCGTCACGCCTCTGGAGAGGAGTGGTCAAGCGGGCATATACATCTATTGAATGAAATACGTCGGGATGGACAGTTAATTTGGATTGAAAATGGCCATATTGATGCCGAGGATCCATATTCAAAGTCACTGCCTCAATTGGGTTCATGGCCCGTATGTGCAACTTTATTGGCACTAGGACCTCAGTGCTCCAATCATTTAGCGGAAAACCTTTCTGAAATGATGCCGTGGACCAATTCAATAAGAGCCGGTGTAACGTTAATGCCGCAAGGGATAGTAATAGTGCGTGCTGTCTCGATAGATATTGAGATGGCTAGAAATTTTATGATTGATGTTTGGTCCAAATTAAGACCAATCATTCATGGTGTGCCAGCTCAGCCATTACGGCTTTGGGCTTCTTAG
- the urtC gene encoding urea ABC transporter permease subunit UrtC yields MDIKKLAPSSSFSLKVPERESILSKRAYIALAALTLCVLIGVPIFSLVVPETSMFFMSAYALSLIGKIMCFAIAALALDLVWGYCGILSLGHGLFFAIGGYIMGMYLMRQIGTEGVYKSELPDFMVFLDWKELPWFWKGSEHFGWMLLMLILVPGVISWVFGYFAFRSRIKGVYFSIITQALTYAAMLLFFRNETGFGGNNGFTDFKRILGYSISAPSTRVTLFIVTFLVLLGSFILCRALVTSKMGRVITAVRDAESRLMFCGYNPLGYKLFIWVLSAILCAIAGALFVPQVGIINPGEMSPTNSIEMAIWVAVGGRGTLLGPIIGAFAVSGAKSFFTTNFAEYWLFFLGMMFVLVTLFLPNGLLGIYHKFLVKKGGSK; encoded by the coding sequence ATGGATATTAAAAAACTTGCCCCTTCTTCAAGCTTTAGCTTAAAGGTTCCTGAGCGGGAATCGATTCTTAGTAAGCGCGCTTATATTGCTTTGGCTGCATTGACGCTTTGTGTATTAATTGGGGTGCCGATATTCTCCTTGGTGGTGCCAGAAACAAGTATGTTTTTTATGTCTGCCTATGCGCTAAGCTTGATTGGTAAGATCATGTGCTTTGCCATTGCGGCATTAGCACTGGATTTAGTTTGGGGCTATTGTGGAATTTTGAGTTTAGGCCATGGCTTATTTTTTGCCATTGGTGGATACATTATGGGTATGTACCTGATGCGTCAGATTGGCACAGAGGGCGTCTATAAAAGTGAATTGCCTGACTTTATGGTTTTCTTAGACTGGAAAGAATTGCCTTGGTTCTGGAAGGGCAGTGAGCATTTTGGGTGGATGCTGTTAATGTTAATTCTGGTGCCGGGTGTTATTTCCTGGGTGTTTGGGTATTTTGCCTTTCGCTCAAGAATTAAAGGGGTTTACTTCTCGATCATTACTCAGGCCTTAACGTACGCTGCCATGCTTCTTTTCTTCAGAAATGAAACAGGGTTTGGTGGCAATAATGGTTTCACGGACTTTAAGCGGATATTGGGTTACTCCATCAGTGCCCCAAGCACTCGAGTCACTCTTTTCATTGTTACCTTCTTAGTCCTGTTGGGCAGTTTTATTCTTTGCCGAGCCCTGGTGACCTCAAAAATGGGAAGGGTGATTACAGCGGTACGGGATGCAGAATCTCGTCTGATGTTCTGTGGATACAACCCCTTAGGCTACAAACTCTTTATTTGGGTTCTATCTGCCATCTTATGCGCCATTGCTGGAGCCTTATTTGTTCCGCAGGTGGGCATCATTAATCCTGGAGAGATGTCTCCTACCAATTCGATTGAGATGGCAATTTGGGTTGCGGTGGGCGGACGGGGTACTTTGCTGGGTCCAATTATTGGCGCTTTTGCGGTGAGCGGGGCTAAGAGTTTCTTTACCACTAACTTTGCAGAATATTGGCTGTTTTTCCTAGGAATGATGTTTGTATTAGTAACCTTATTTCTGCCAAATGGATTGCTGGGTATCTATCACAAATTCTTGGTTAAGAAGGGTGGGTCAAAATGA
- a CDS encoding urease subunit gamma, whose product MELTPREKDKLLIFTAALLAERRKARGLKLNYPESVALISAAIMEGARDGKTVAQLMHEGQTILGREDVMEGVPEMIQDIQIEATFPDGTKLVTVHNPIV is encoded by the coding sequence ATGGAATTAACTCCACGCGAAAAAGATAAATTACTAATATTCACAGCAGCACTCCTAGCGGAGCGAAGAAAGGCTCGAGGCCTCAAGTTGAACTATCCGGAATCTGTCGCTTTAATTAGCGCTGCGATTATGGAGGGTGCTCGCGATGGCAAAACTGTCGCACAACTGATGCACGAAGGACAAACGATACTAGGTCGCGAAGATGTAATGGAAGGGGTACCAGAAATGATTCAAGATATTCAGATTGAGGCAACATTCCCCGATGGAACAAAATTAGTCACAGTTCATAATCCGATTGTTTAG
- the urtA gene encoding urea ABC transporter substrate-binding protein yields the protein MKRRSILKLSALAAALSFAGFSHLAIAQSKEPIKVGILHSLSGTMAISETSLKDMDLMVIDQINKSGGVLGRKLEPVVVDPASNWPLFAEKARQLLTKDKVSVVFGCWTSVSRKSVLPVFEELNGLLFYPVQYEGEEMSRNVFYTGAAPNQQAIPAVEYLMSKEGGGAKRWVLLGTDYVYPRTTNKILRAFLHSKGVKDDDIQETYTPFGFSDYQTIVANIKKFSQGGKTAVVSTINGDSNVPFYKELGNAGLKAKDVPVVAFSVGEEELRGVDTKPLVGQLAAWNYFMSIKNPVNDEWKKQWAAYSTEKKLPGASKPLTDDPMEASRTGILMWKAAVEKAGTTDVDAVRKAMIGQKLNTPSGYLEVMGANHHLSKPVMIGEIKADGQFNVIYKTPTAIPAKPWSQYIDGNAGKPDSVQ from the coding sequence ATGAAACGTAGATCAATTTTGAAGTTATCAGCATTAGCAGCGGCTTTAAGTTTTGCAGGCTTTAGTCATTTAGCAATAGCTCAAAGCAAAGAACCAATTAAGGTCGGTATTTTGCATTCCTTGTCTGGAACCATGGCAATTTCTGAAACATCACTAAAAGATATGGATTTGATGGTGATTGATCAGATTAACAAGAGTGGTGGTGTTTTAGGTCGCAAGCTTGAACCAGTAGTCGTTGACCCAGCCTCAAATTGGCCATTATTTGCAGAGAAGGCGCGACAGCTCTTAACTAAAGATAAGGTTTCGGTTGTTTTTGGTTGCTGGACTTCTGTCTCACGTAAATCTGTATTGCCGGTCTTTGAAGAACTCAATGGCTTGCTCTTTTATCCCGTGCAGTACGAGGGCGAAGAAATGTCTCGTAATGTGTTCTATACCGGTGCTGCACCAAACCAGCAGGCTATTCCAGCCGTTGAGTACCTAATGAGCAAAGAAGGTGGTGGCGCTAAGCGCTGGGTTCTCTTGGGAACTGACTATGTCTACCCACGCACTACAAATAAAATCTTGCGCGCTTTCTTGCATTCAAAGGGCGTAAAGGATGATGATATTCAAGAAACTTACACACCATTTGGTTTCTCTGATTACCAGACTATTGTTGCCAATATAAAGAAATTCTCCCAGGGCGGTAAGACTGCGGTTGTATCTACCATTAATGGCGACTCAAACGTTCCTTTCTATAAAGAGTTGGGTAATGCTGGCTTAAAAGCTAAAGATGTTCCAGTAGTAGCATTTTCTGTTGGCGAGGAAGAGCTACGCGGTGTTGATACCAAGCCCTTGGTTGGTCAGCTAGCCGCATGGAACTACTTCATGTCCATTAAGAATCCAGTTAACGACGAATGGAAAAAACAATGGGCAGCTTACTCTACCGAGAAGAAACTTCCAGGCGCAAGCAAGCCTTTGACTGATGACCCAATGGAAGCAAGCCGTACTGGTATCTTGATGTGGAAAGCGGCCGTTGAAAAAGCAGGAACTACTGATGTTGATGCTGTGCGTAAAGCAATGATTGGCCAAAAACTCAACACTCCAAGTGGTTATCTTGAAGTGATGGGCGCTAATCACCATTTATCTAAGCCAGTTATGATCGGCGAGATCAAGGCGGATGGCCAGTTCAATGTGATTTACAAAACTCCTACAGCTATTCCAGCTAAGCCTTGGAGTCAGTACATCGACGGTAATGCAGGCAAGCCTGATTCAGTACAGTAA
- the ureC gene encoding urease subunit alpha — translation MAKVSRQAYAEMFGPTTGDRLRLADTGLMIEVEKDFTVYGEEVKFGGGKVIRDGMGQSQRESKDCADTVITNAVIIDHWGIVKADISIKNGRISNIGKAGNPDIQPGITSVIGPGTEIIAGEGMIVTAGGIDTHIHFICPQQIEEALMSGVTTMIGGGTGPATGTFATTCTPGPWHIQRMLQSIDAYPMNIGLLGKGNASLPGGLREQVDAGAIGLKLHEDWGTTPAAIDCCLGVADDTDTQVAIHTDTLNESGFVETTLAAFKGRTIHTYHTEGAGGGHAPDIIRACGESNVLPSSTNPTRPFTVNTLDEHLDMLMVCHHLDASIAEDIAFAESRIRRETIAAEDILHDLGAFSMLSSDSQAMGRVGEVIIRTWQTADKMKAQRGLLPGDTNRNDNFRVKRYISKYTINPAITHGISHVVGSIEVGKYADLVFWKPAFFGVKPSLILKGGSIAAAAMGDPNASIPTPQPVHYRNMFAGIGQGIRHSSLTFISQSAMNANIRDAYGLEKQVEVVKNCRSITKADMIHNDWQPNITVDPETYQVIANGELLTCEPAKVLPMAQRYFLF, via the coding sequence ATGGCTAAGGTTAGTCGTCAAGCCTATGCAGAGATGTTTGGGCCTACTACTGGTGATCGCCTGAGGCTGGCTGATACCGGCCTCATGATTGAGGTTGAAAAAGATTTCACCGTTTATGGTGAGGAAGTGAAGTTTGGTGGCGGCAAAGTGATTCGTGATGGTATGGGTCAAAGTCAACGCGAATCAAAAGACTGTGCTGATACTGTGATCACTAATGCTGTGATCATTGACCATTGGGGAATCGTTAAGGCTGATATTTCGATTAAAAATGGGCGCATTTCAAATATTGGTAAAGCAGGCAATCCCGACATTCAGCCTGGTATTACTTCCGTTATTGGTCCTGGTACTGAAATCATTGCGGGTGAGGGGATGATTGTGACTGCGGGTGGAATAGATACGCATATCCACTTCATATGCCCGCAGCAAATTGAAGAAGCATTAATGTCTGGCGTGACCACTATGATCGGTGGTGGCACTGGGCCTGCAACAGGAACTTTTGCAACGACTTGCACTCCTGGTCCTTGGCATATTCAGAGAATGTTGCAATCTATTGATGCTTATCCAATGAATATTGGTTTGCTAGGCAAGGGCAATGCAAGTTTGCCGGGTGGATTGCGTGAACAAGTGGACGCTGGGGCAATTGGACTGAAGTTGCATGAGGACTGGGGCACCACTCCTGCCGCAATCGATTGTTGTTTAGGTGTGGCTGACGATACAGACACCCAAGTGGCCATTCATACAGATACTCTGAATGAATCCGGTTTTGTTGAAACAACCTTGGCAGCCTTTAAAGGTAGAACCATTCACACTTACCATACCGAGGGTGCTGGAGGTGGTCATGCCCCAGACATTATTCGCGCTTGCGGGGAATCCAATGTCTTGCCATCCTCAACAAATCCTACTAGGCCATTTACGGTCAATACATTAGACGAGCATTTGGATATGTTGATGGTCTGCCATCATTTAGATGCCTCTATTGCCGAAGATATTGCTTTTGCAGAATCGCGCATTCGTCGTGAAACAATCGCTGCTGAGGATATCTTGCATGACTTAGGCGCATTCTCGATGCTTTCATCAGATTCACAGGCGATGGGACGTGTGGGTGAAGTGATTATTCGTACCTGGCAAACTGCTGACAAGATGAAGGCGCAGCGTGGTTTACTTCCTGGGGATACAAACCGTAACGATAACTTCCGAGTCAAGCGTTACATCTCTAAGTACACCATCAATCCCGCCATTACCCATGGCATTTCTCATGTAGTTGGGTCTATTGAGGTGGGAAAGTATGCGGATTTAGTTTTTTGGAAGCCTGCCTTCTTCGGCGTGAAGCCTTCATTAATACTAAAAGGTGGATCTATTGCGGCAGCGGCTATGGGCGATCCAAACGCATCTATTCCAACGCCACAGCCCGTTCATTACCGCAATATGTTTGCGGGCATAGGCCAGGGGATTCGTCATAGCTCTTTAACTTTTATTTCTCAATCCGCTATGAATGCCAATATTCGCGATGCTTATGGATTGGAGAAGCAAGTTGAGGTGGTAAAGAATTGTCGATCCATCACCAAGGCAGATATGATCCACAACGATTGGCAGCCAAATATCACCGTAGATCCAGAAACTTACCAAGTGATAGCGAATGGCGAACTATTAACTTGTGAGCCAGCTAAAGTATTGCCGATGGCCCAACGATATTTTTTGTTTTAG
- the urtB gene encoding urea ABC transporter permease subunit UrtB, whose protein sequence is MKFPFFSKLIFSAICIFACGITFAKISVGDLKPLFTDNFDAKVKVVQSLSKEGSPEALDILQALSSESLFLSPQGVVIQKGDQHIDPLTGQAASVKSEELQDVVLNNQLRGKVDNALLGLQLASTDPQIRAKAIDALIKDPEPDTFPLVEKLLISEQDPALKPKVEKLWALLALQSDNQESKLKAIELLGDSGDPQVAALLAPLAKEGGPVQEAAEKAIAKIKKSEFSGEILGNVIAGLSYGSVLLLCALGLAITYGLIGVINMAHGEFLMVGAYATYVVQGFFRQYAPGYLDWYLLFALPVAFLSAALVGILIERTVIKFLYGRPLETLLATFGVSLLMIQMTRTIFGAQNVEVANPIWMSGAMQVLPNLVVPYNRIIIFAFAIAVVIVTWLVLNKTRLGLFVRAVTQNRTMAACVGVKTVRVDMYAFAFGAGIAGLGGVALSQIGNVGPDLGQSYIVDSFMVVVLGGVGQLAGTIYGAFGLGITSKLLEPFIGAVLAKIAILIFIIIFIQRRPQGLFALKGRSVD, encoded by the coding sequence ATGAAATTCCCATTTTTTTCAAAACTAATCTTTTCGGCTATTTGTATTTTTGCTTGCGGGATTACTTTTGCAAAAATTAGCGTTGGAGATTTAAAGCCCCTATTTACTGATAACTTTGACGCCAAAGTTAAGGTTGTTCAGAGCCTATCGAAAGAGGGTAGCCCTGAGGCATTAGACATTCTTCAGGCTTTAAGTTCTGAAAGTCTTTTCTTGTCGCCACAGGGTGTTGTTATTCAAAAAGGCGATCAGCATATCGATCCTTTGACCGGACAAGCTGCTTCTGTAAAGTCAGAAGAGCTGCAAGATGTAGTTTTGAATAATCAATTGCGCGGTAAAGTAGATAACGCATTGCTGGGTTTACAGTTAGCGTCCACAGATCCTCAGATTCGCGCAAAGGCTATAGATGCGTTAATTAAAGATCCTGAGCCAGATACCTTTCCTCTAGTAGAAAAATTGCTTATTTCTGAGCAGGATCCCGCACTAAAGCCAAAAGTAGAAAAGCTTTGGGCCCTTCTAGCTTTGCAATCTGATAACCAAGAATCCAAATTAAAAGCTATCGAGCTACTTGGTGATAGTGGTGATCCGCAGGTTGCTGCATTACTGGCGCCTTTAGCAAAAGAGGGCGGTCCAGTGCAGGAGGCAGCTGAAAAAGCGATAGCCAAAATTAAGAAATCGGAGTTTAGTGGCGAAATTCTTGGTAATGTGATTGCTGGTTTAAGTTATGGAAGTGTCCTATTGCTTTGCGCTCTTGGCTTGGCCATTACTTACGGCTTAATTGGGGTCATTAACATGGCGCATGGTGAGTTCCTGATGGTCGGTGCTTACGCAACTTATGTTGTACAAGGATTTTTTAGGCAATATGCACCAGGTTATTTGGACTGGTATTTATTATTTGCCTTACCGGTAGCCTTTTTATCTGCAGCACTCGTTGGCATATTGATCGAAAGAACGGTGATCAAATTTTTGTACGGTCGCCCCTTGGAAACCTTGCTAGCTACATTTGGCGTAAGCTTGCTCATGATCCAGATGACAAGGACTATTTTTGGGGCACAAAACGTTGAGGTCGCTAACCCAATTTGGATGTCTGGTGCTATGCAGGTATTACCTAATTTGGTTGTACCTTATAACCGCATCATTATTTTTGCTTTTGCGATTGCAGTAGTGATCGTCACTTGGCTAGTTCTGAATAAAACTCGTCTAGGGCTTTTCGTTAGAGCAGTTACACAGAATCGCACTATGGCCGCGTGCGTGGGTGTCAAAACAGTTCGTGTGGATATGTATGCCTTTGCATTTGGTGCTGGCATTGCAGGCTTAGGGGGTGTTGCGCTTTCTCAGATTGGTAATGTTGGACCTGACTTGGGCCAAAGTTATATTGTTGATTCTTTCATGGTAGTTGTCCTAGGTGGCGTTGGTCAGCTTGCAGGTACTATTTATGGTGCATTTGGGCTGGGCATCACAAGCAAGCTACTTGAGCCTTTCATTGGCGCTGTACTGGCTAAGATTGCCATCCTGATATTCATCATTATCTTTATTCAAAGACGTCCCCAAGGCCTCTTCGCGTTAAAAGGCAGGAGCGTTGATTAA
- the urtD gene encoding urea ABC transporter ATP-binding protein UrtD: MSAHFLEKGIDTSHTGILYVEDLSVNFDGFQAINKLSLTIDVGELRCVIGPNGAGKTTLMDVITGKTRSAIADIDGSVYLGSTIDLMTMNEPQIAQIGVGRKFQKPTVFEQHPVWENLELAMAGDKSWHHSLIAKVDIEGRQLMEAVLALTQLESEAYRQAGLLSHGQKQRLEIGMLLMQQPKLLLLDEPVAGMTDEETMRLAELLNSLRGQCSMMVVEHDMEFVAALAGPKGKVTVLAEGSVLAEGTLDEVKRDERVIESYLGR, from the coding sequence ATGAGCGCTCACTTTCTTGAAAAGGGAATCGATACTTCTCATACTGGAATCCTCTATGTAGAAGATTTGTCGGTCAATTTTGATGGCTTTCAGGCCATTAATAAATTGTCATTAACGATTGATGTCGGCGAACTGCGCTGTGTGATTGGGCCCAATGGCGCTGGTAAGACAACCTTAATGGATGTTATTACCGGTAAAACCCGCTCTGCCATTGCCGATATTGATGGCTCTGTCTATTTAGGTTCGACCATTGATCTGATGACGATGAACGAGCCACAAATTGCTCAGATTGGGGTGGGTCGAAAATTCCAAAAGCCCACGGTATTTGAGCAACATCCGGTTTGGGAGAATCTTGAATTGGCGATGGCTGGAGATAAATCATGGCATCACTCCTTGATTGCTAAAGTGGATATTGAAGGACGCCAACTAATGGAGGCTGTGCTGGCCCTGACTCAGCTTGAATCAGAGGCTTATCGTCAAGCCGGCCTTCTATCGCATGGTCAAAAGCAGCGCTTAGAGATTGGTATGCTTTTAATGCAGCAGCCCAAGCTGTTATTGCTTGATGAACCCGTTGCAGGGATGACAGATGAGGAAACTATGCGCTTGGCTGAGCTTTTAAATTCATTGCGTGGTCAGTGCTCGATGATGGTAGTTGAGCATGATATGGAATTTGTTGCTGCTTTAGCGGGCCCAAAAGGTAAGGTGACTGTATTGGCCGAAGGTTCAGTTCTAGCCGAAGGCACTTTGGATGAAGTGAAGCGTGATGAACGCGTAATCGAATCGTATTTAGGGCGTTAA
- a CDS encoding HupE/UreJ family protein, whose product MKKISLVFTGLIGALSSNLVYAHPGHETSVSFLSGLMHPFSGFDHFLVIVLVGFWSAFMLKKIWLGPCVFILGMCLGVFSGLSNLPLNIFEFGIATSVIAMGLLLLVQRQYSNNAILSLIGCFGVFHGFAHAALFSNGSLGASLVARDMAGLILATGILHLSGALLVKLLRDKTAIFARVTGFASVIYGWVLISQLSFALLGGAST is encoded by the coding sequence ATGAAAAAAATATCGTTAGTTTTTACTGGATTGATTGGGGCGCTATCTTCAAATTTGGTTTATGCCCACCCAGGACATGAAACTTCGGTTAGTTTTCTATCGGGCCTAATGCATCCATTTAGTGGCTTTGATCATTTTTTAGTTATCGTGCTCGTAGGATTTTGGAGTGCTTTCATGCTAAAAAAAATCTGGCTTGGGCCTTGTGTTTTTATACTAGGCATGTGTCTTGGGGTATTTTCTGGCCTAAGTAATTTACCCCTTAATATCTTTGAATTTGGAATCGCTACTTCTGTAATTGCAATGGGATTATTGTTGCTCGTACAGCGCCAATACTCCAATAATGCAATCCTCTCCTTAATTGGCTGCTTTGGAGTATTTCATGGGTTTGCCCACGCTGCATTATTTTCAAATGGATCCCTTGGAGCCTCCTTGGTAGCACGAGATATGGCCGGCTTGATTTTGGCGACAGGGATCTTGCATTTATCAGGCGCTCTATTGGTCAAGCTCCTTAGGGACAAGACGGCGATCTTTGCAAGAGTGACTGGATTTGCTAGTGTTATATACGGCTGGGTATTAATCAGTCAGCTTTCCTTTGCACTGCTTGGCGGAGCATCGACATGA
- the urtE gene encoding urea ABC transporter ATP-binding subunit UrtE: protein MLIVKDLNQYYGGSHILRNVNFEVPKGQLTSLLGRNGVGKTTLLKSLMGVVKVKTGSIAWDGKELANLPPWSRVDGGFAYVPQGREIFPRLTVEENLLIGAAKFSSPKNIPGYIYELFPILSDMKARRGGDLSGGQQQQLAIGRALMSQPELIILDEPTEGIQPSIIQDIGRCLRKLVDEMGITVLLVEQYYDFAKELSDNYIVMRRGEVVAQGKGADMDLNGVQEMISV, encoded by the coding sequence ATGCTTATCGTCAAAGATCTCAATCAATATTATGGTGGAAGCCATATTTTGCGTAATGTGAATTTTGAAGTCCCCAAGGGTCAATTAACCAGTTTGCTTGGGCGTAATGGCGTTGGCAAAACCACTTTGCTCAAATCGCTTATGGGTGTGGTGAAAGTAAAGACTGGCTCGATTGCTTGGGATGGAAAAGAATTGGCCAATCTACCCCCGTGGTCTCGGGTGGACGGTGGATTTGCCTATGTTCCTCAAGGTCGAGAAATTTTCCCAAGACTCACAGTCGAAGAAAACCTGCTCATTGGGGCAGCAAAATTCTCAAGCCCAAAAAATATCCCTGGATATATCTACGAGCTATTTCCAATTCTGTCGGATATGAAGGCGCGTCGGGGCGGTGATTTATCAGGAGGCCAACAACAGCAGTTAGCAATTGGGCGTGCATTGATGTCTCAGCCAGAGTTGATCATTTTGGATGAGCCTACCGAGGGTATCCAGCCATCTATCATTCAGGATATTGGGCGCTGTCTTCGTAAATTAGTTGATGAGATGGGTATCACTGTTTTATTGGTAGAGCAGTATTACGATTTTGCAAAAGAGCTCTCAGATAACTATATTGTGATGCGCCGCGGTGAAGTCGTCGCGCAAGGCAAAGGTGCTGATATGGATCTGAATGGTGTTCAGGAGATGATTTCGGTTTAA